GCCTGGTGCAAGCCAAGATGAAATAAAAAGTGCTTATAGAAAACTTATCAAGCAATATCATCCTGATAAGTTTACTGATAATCCATTGAAAAATTTAGCTGAAGACAAAATGATTGAAATTAATGAAGCTTATGAAAGCTTAACTAAAAATTCTGGGAACAATAATTATAATTCTAACAGTTCTAGTAAAACTTCTAATTACAGTAGTTCTTCTGATTTCCAAGAAATACGAAGATTTATTCAATCTGGAAATTATGCAGTTGCTGAAAATAAATTAAATTCTATTAATAACAGAAATGCAGAATGGCACTATTTATATGGTGCAGTACTTCTTAACAAAGGTTGGTTTGATTCTGCTC
The DNA window shown above is from Clostridium beijerinckii and carries:
- a CDS encoding molecular chaperone DnaJ; translation: MNPYEVLGVKPGASQDEIKSAYRKLIKQYHPDKFTDNPLKNLAEDKMIEINEAYESLTKNSGNNNYNSNSSSKTSNYSSSSDFQEIRRFIQSGNYAVAENKLNSINNRNAEWHYLYGAVLLNKGWFDSALEHMTTAVNMDPNNFEYRQGLNSLRQRGNGYSNPYFRTTNNNNADMCNCCMNLWCLDSLCECAGGDLIGCC